The Microbispora sp. ZYX-F-249 genomic interval CGTGTCGCTGCTGGTGGTCGCCGCGGTGCTCGGCGCCGGGCGGAGCGGGGTCAACTACGCCACCCTCTGGTACACCCCGCCGCCCGCCCGCCCCGGAGCCGTCACGGTCGTCGCCTGGAACACCGAGTTCTGGGACCAGGACCTCCGCAACTCCGACGGCACCCGGTTCTCGCCCGGGTTCTACGACTACCTCCACAGCCTTGACGCCGACGTCTACCTGCTCGCGGAGTACCTGCACAGGGACATGCGCCCGGCGCGACGCTGGACGGGCGACCTCGCGCTGCGCATCGACAAGCTGGCGGAACTGCGCCGCGAGTTCCCCGGCTGGCACGTCGCGGTCTCCGGCGAGCAGATCACGCTCTCGCGGTTCCCCATCACCGCGCACCGCGGCCTCGACATGCGCCCGTGGCTGCCGGCGGACCAGAAGGAGATCCCCGACGTCCTCCGGCACTGGCCGGAGGGGTACACGGTCGAGACGCTGCGCACCGACATCGACGTGAACGGCACCGTCGTCTCCTTCTACGACGCGCAGGTCGTGCTGCCCCCGCTCGAATGGCGCCTGTACGACGCCGAGTCCCGCGAGGTCAACGAGAGCCGGACCCTGCGCCGGGAGGCGAGCTACCGCGCCATCAGCGCGGACATCGCCGCCAACCCCAATCCCGTGGTGCTCGCCGGCGACCTGAACACCTCCCCGGCCATGGGCATCCGCCGTCTGCTCCCCGAGGGGCTGGTCGACTGGACGCCCGCGCTCTCGTCCCTCTACCCGGCGACCTACCTGGCCGGGACCGCCGAGCTGTGGCGGATCGACTGGCTCTACACCACCCCCGACGTGACGGTGCACGACTACGAGCTGCCCGGTGCGGAGGGACAGTCCGATCATCGGGCCCAGCGCATGCTCATGTCGGTGTCCCGACCGGCGCGGGCCCCACAGACGACGCCGCGGACGACCCTGCCGACGACCTGACCGACGAGAGGAACGGACATGCCCGACGAGCCGATGTGGCGTGATGACGTCGCGGTCATCGTGCCGAACTACAACAAGAGGAAGACCCTGCGCGCCTGCCTGAAGTCGGTGTACGCGCAGACCTACCGCCCCGCCGAGGTCATCGTCGTCGACGACGTCAGCACCGACGGCTCGCTGGAGATAGCGCGCGACTTCCCGTGCACGATCGTCGAGTCGCCGTACAACGGGGGGCCCGCGGTGGCCCGCAACCTCGGGGTGGCGAGGAGCTCGGCGCCGCTGCTGTTCTTCGTCGACTCCGACACGGCGCTCGCGCCGGACGCGATCCGCAACGCGGTCAAGGCGTACCGGAGCACCCCGGACTGCGGCATGGTGCAGGGCATCTACGACGCCGATCCGCTGTACGACGACGGCCCGGTCGAGCGCTACCGGGTGCTGTGCGAGCACTACGAGCGCAGCCAGACCACGGCGACGTTCCTGTCCTGCACGCTGATCCCCCGCCATGTCTTCGAGGAGGCGGGCCGGCTCGACGAGCGGCTGCGCGACGGCGAGGACTTCGAGTTCGGCACGCGTGTCCCGGCTCACTACCGGCTGGTGGTGACCACCTCGGTGGTGACGAAGGCCGACGACGAGGACAAGTTCTGGGGATGCCTCGTGGAGCGGTTCGTCCGGTCCACGACGCTCCCGGTGATCATGGTGCGCGCCCGGCGGCTGCGCGACGAGGGGAAGGTGGGCTTCCAGCTCAACATGATCGGAACGGGTCAGCACAAACGGCGCAAACCCCCCAGCATCTCCTCGGCGTCCGCCACGGCCACCTTCCTCACCCTGCCGCTCGCGCTGGTGAGTCCCTGGCTGCTGGCCGTACCGGCGACGACGCTCGGGGTGTTCCTGTGGAAGAACCGCAGGTTCATCGGCTTCGCCCGCCGTCACGGGGGCGCCCGCTTCGCGTCGTGGGTCGCCTGGATGCAGCTCTGCTTCCACACCGCGTTCTTCCTCGGCGCCTGCGTGGGGCTCGTACGCGTCGCCTACGAACTGGCCCGCAGACAGGGGGAGCCGGTCAGGACGGGCCTGTCCCCGGTGCCGTCGAGCGGCGCGCCCGAGTGAGGGCGATCAGGCTCCCCCGCCTGCCGCGCCCGGTCCGTCGGGCGCTGGTGGCCGCCTTCGTCCTCGTCGCCGCGGGCGCGATCGCGCTGACGCTGAGCCGGCTGGACTGGGGCGTGGTCGCCGTCCTGTTCGCCCGGCGCGACGCCGGGCAGATCGGTCTCCTGCTGGGCGGCGCGCTGCTGGCGAGCATGGCGGGGCTGTCGTTCGGGTTCCTCGCCTGGCGCGTCGTGCTGCTGGAGAGCGGCCCCCCGGTCAGCGAGCCGCGGGTGGTGCGGATCTTCTTCGTCGGCTTCCTGTCCAAGTACGTGCCCGGGCGGGTGCCCGGGATGATCGCGATCACCAAGGTGGCCACGGCCAACGGCGTCGGTTTCGGCCGGCTGATGAGCACGGCCGCGCTCGTCATGAGCCTGGTGCTGCTGAGCGGGTTCACGGTCGGGCTGCTCGCGGGGGTGCAGATGCTGGGCGCCCGGGCGGCGTGGCTCGCGGGCGCCGCCGTGCTGATCGTGCTCGTCCTGGTGCGCCCGCAGATCGTCAACCGGGGCTCGGCGCTGCTGCTGCGGCTGCTGCGCCGCCCCTCTGCGGCCAGCGCCGTCTCGGTCCGGGGAGTACGGCTCGCGGTCGCCTGGCAGAGCCTGTCCTGGGTGGTCACCGGGCTGCACCTGTGGCCCCTGGCCATCGCGGTGGGCGCGCCCCCGTCGCGCTCCCTCGCCCTGTGCGTCGGCGCGTTCACGCTCGCCACGACGATCGGCATCGCCAGCGTGTTCATCCCCGACGGCATCGGCGTCCGCGAGGCGGTGCTGGCGGCCGCGCTGGCCCTGGTGCTCCCCGCCCCCGCCGCCGCGGTGGTGGCCCTGGCCAGCCGCCTGGTCTCCACCGTCAGCGAGGTCGTCCTCGGCGCGGCCGCCCTCGCCACCGCCGAATATCTCATCCGCCGCAAGCCGCGGAGTTTCACTGGGCTCCAAACTATTGACGGTGAATCCGCTGGTGTGTGAGCCTTCCCTTTCAGATTTCCAGGCCCGCGGGAGGAGGACGGTCAGGGTCCCCGCCTGATCGGCCAGTGGGGCGGCGGCTTCCAGGCCGAGGTCAAGGTCACCGCGGGCCGCTCGGCGATCAAGCGCTGGACGGTGACGCGGACCTTCGCCGACGGCCGATCCGTCACCGACGCCTGGAACGCGACGGTGAGCGGCAGCGGGGCGAGCGTGACCGCCCGCGACATGAGCTACAACGGCAGCCTCGGCGCCGGGGCCGGCACGACCTTCGGGCTCCTCGGGTCGCGGAACGGCGGCAACAGCGTCCCCTCGCTGTCCTGCACCGCGAGCCGACCGGATGAACAGTGCGGGCCGGGCGCGGCGTGCGCCCGGCCCGCGGCCGTGTGGTGGGGCATGGGCCCCACCACATGAGATCAACGTCTCGGATGGCCGGAGAATCTGAAATCCGTCGATCCCCCGCGACCTGCCGAAAGGCGACCGGACCGTCTCATGGCCCGGATTGCCCCGAATGGAGTCGGCGTATATGGGGAAGGTCTCCACAATCCCTCGGAAGCGACACGGTTTGGCAACAAATCCGCCCGTCGCTTCCATCGGATATCGGGGCAGAGCGCTCCGATACGACCGCCGCCGTTCGGCGGAGACCATCGGATCGACGATACGGAGGAACGGTGATGCCGACCAACCCCCACCACCCGAGTAAAGGACTGCGGTCCCGATCGGGTGGGTCACGCCGGCGCATCTCCCCACCCATGATCCTCGCGACCGCGTTCGTGCTGACCGCGGCGGGCGGCGCCGGGGCGTCGGCGGCATCCGCCGCCACGCCCGTCAATACGCCACCCGAGACGTCCGAGCCCGTCGTGACGGCCACCGTGACGATCACGCCGACGGCCGGCCCGGCGGAGACCGCCCCCGGCTCCCCCGCGGCGACCCCTGCCACCGGGGTCCCCCTGGTGGGGCCGTTCCTCGGCGCGCTGCACGGCGAGGTGGTCGTGCCCACCAAGGACGGATGCGGCACCGTCCCCGTCTTCACCCAGACCGGGCAGGCCGTCGCCGTGTCGGAGGACTCGATCACCCTCCGCAGCCAGGACGGCTTCGAGCGGTCGTACGCGATCGCCGACTCCACGCGGGTGTTCACCGGTCGCCGCGGCGGCGAGATCCGGCAGGACGCCTGGGTCTCGGTGGTCGCGGCCGTGCAGCCCGCCCCGCAGAGCCCCGCCCCCCAGAGCCCGGCCCCCCAGAGCCCGGCCCCGCCGACCGATATGCCGACGCCACCGGACAGCACGCCGGCCCCGCCGACGGAGGGCACCCAGACTCCGCCCGGCAGCACCCCGACGCCGCCGACGGAGAGCACGCCCACTCCTCCGGAGACCACGCCGACCGAAGGCACCGCGGCCCCCTCCGAGGGCACGCCCACGCCGCCCGTGGACTCCCCCACTCCCCTTCCGGGCGGGACGGACTCCGTTCCTCCGCCGATCGAGCAGACGACGCCCGCCGCCCCGCAGGGGGAGACGGCGGCGGCCGCCTACGTCTTCGACCTCTCACGGCCGGGCAAGCGGCTGTGGTACCACGGCAAGAGCACGCCGTACTCCCTGCAGTGGCGCTCCGGGAAGCCCGTCTGGCGCACCCCCAAGCCCTGCCCGACGCCGACGCTCATCCCCACCGAGCCGCCGGCCGCCACACCCGAGCCGACCACGACCCCCACGGAGACAGCGGCTCCCAGCCCTGAGCCGACGCCCGCGGACACCCCGACCCCGAGTCCCGCGTCCTGATCACGTGCCGGCCGGCCCTCGCATGACCAGTGAGGGCCGGCCTTTCTCTGCCTCACCCCTCGGCACTTGTTGCAAATAGCTCGCAATAACAAGAGACTGGCAACAAGTAGATCGCGAGGTCCGGCGCACTGGGCCCTTTCCTTGAGGACGTCCATGGGTGATGGGGATCGAGCCGGGTCACCGCTGCGCCAGATACTCGCGCTCGCCGTGCCCGCGCTCGGGGTCCTGGCCGCCGAGCCGCTCTACCTGCTGGTCAACACGGCCGTGGTCGGCCGTCTCGGCGCGGTGCCGCTCGCGGGGCTGTCGGTCGGCGGGATCGTGCTGGCGCAGATCGCCTCGCAGATGACGTTCCTGTCCTTCGGCACGACCGCACGCGCGGCCCGGCTGTACGGCGCCGGCCGCCGGGCCGACGCCGTGACCGAGGGGGTGCAGGCGACCTGGCTCGGCGCGGTCGTGGGGCTGGTGATCACCCTGGCGGGACAACTGCTCGCCGCACCGGTCGCCGGTTTGCTCGCCGGTGACGGCCCGGTCGCCGACGCCGCGGTGAGCTGGCTGCGGATCGCCCTGCTCGGCGCGCCCCTGATCCTGGTCACGATGGCCGGCAACGGATGGATGCGCGGCGTCCAGGACATGCGGCGCCCGCTGCGCTACGTGCTCCTCGGCAACGGGATCTCCGCGGTGATCTGCCCCGTGCTGGTGTACGGGCTCGGCTGGGGGATCAACGGCTCCGCGGTCGCCAACGTGGTCGCGCAGCTCATCTCCGCGAGCCTGTTCGTGCGGGCGCTGGCGGCCGAGGGCGTGCCGCTCGCCCCGGTTCCGTCCGCGATTCGCGCGCAGCTCGGCATGGCGCGTGACCTGGTGGTGCTCGGCCTGGCCTTCCAGACGTGCTGGGTGTCGGCGACCGCGGTCGCCGCCCGCACCTCCGCCGCGGCGGCCGGCGCCCACCAGGTGGTGTTCCAGCTGTGGATGTTCCTGGCCTTCGTCCTGGACGCGCTGGCCATCGCCGCCCAGGCGCTGGTCGGGGCCGCGCTCGGCGCGGACGACGCGGCGCGGGCGCGCCGCCTGGCCTGGCGGGTGACCGGATGCGGGCTGGTCTTCGGGAGCCTGCTCGGCGTGGTGTTCGCGGCGCTGGCCGGGTCCCTGCCCCACGTGTTCACCACCGACGCCACGGTGCTGGCCGAGATGCCGCAGGCGTGGTGGTTCTTCGTCGTCCTGCAGCCGATCGGCGGCGTCGTGTTCGCCTTGGACGGAGTGCTGCTCGGCGCCGGCGACGCGGCCTACCTGCGCACCGCGACGGTGAGCGGGGCGGTGCTGGGGTTCCTGCCGGTGGTGTGGGCGTCGCTCAGATTCGGCTGGGGGCTGGTGGGCATCTGGTCGGGGTTGTCGGCCTTCCTCCTGATCCGGATGGTCGCCTCGCTGGCCAGACTGCGATCCGGCCGCTGGGCGGTGCTCGGCGCCGAACGCTGACCGCCGCGCGTTCGCGACGGTCGTGCGAACCGTCCGGAGACCGGTTTTCCTCGTCCGATCCCCCTGATGCGGCGTGAGTTCGGCGGTCCCGACCGTGACGGCGGGGCCGGCCACCTCTGACCGCTGCGCGAGCACGTGCGCAATGGGAGCGGCGGCCCTCCCCGGGAGGAGGAAGGGCCGCCGCCCGGCTCCGGTGCCGATCAGGTGTGGGTGAGCAGGACGTTCCCCTCGCCGCTCTTCCTGATCACGATGACGGCGTAGACGCCGGTCACCTTCGGGTCCGCGATGGTGATCCGCTCGGCCTTGTTCGGCCCGCCGCTCGCCGAGCGCCGCGCGGCGGATCGTGGCAGGCCCCATCGGCCGGCGTCCGGCGCCATGACGAACAGGTCGAGGTCCTGGCCGTTCCGGGGGAGGACGTTGATCGTCGAAGGCACGCCCTTCTCGATCCAGGTCGTACGGATCTCCACCAGGCGGTCGGCGCCCATCCCGAACTCCATCGGCGTGCCCTTCTCCAGGTCGCCGTCGGGCGCCTTCGCCGCCTCCGTCACGAACTCCTGGTAGTCGGTGTCGGAGGTCACGGCGACGGAGAAGAGCTCGTCCTGCGGGGTGGGCTGCACGGCCACGAAGTCCGGGCCCGAGCTGCCCCACTCGGAACTGGTGACCGCGTCGTTCGGAGCGCCGGCGGGCGTCACCCGCATGTCGACGTCCGCGCCGCCGGCCCCCGAGGTGGCCGTGGCCACCACGGACCAGCTGCCGGCGGTGGTGCGGAAGTCCTGCGTGTACGGCAGGTTGGCGGGCCGGTACGCCGCCGTCCTGTCGTTGAGGATCTCGGAGTAGCCGGGAAGCACGGTGTTGTGGAACAGGACCTCGTCCGCGGCGGGCCGGTCCCGTGCCTCCAGCTGGCCGAGGAACTGGTGGATGTCGTCCGCCGGCGCCTTCCTGAAGGCGGTCACCATACCCGCGGGGCCCAGGCTGGAGGTGTCCCAGTACTTCTCGTTCCGCGTTCCGGAGTCTCCGAGGTCGATGAGGACACCGGCCACCCTGCCCTCGACCGCGTCCGTGCCGCTTCCGCTCGGCCAGCCCTCGGTGAACCAGCGCGGGCTCTCCAGGTCGATCGCGCCATCGGTGCCCCAGCGGTAGTGGGTGTCGCCGTAGACCTGGATCGCCACCCAGTCGGCCCACCCCTCGGTCCAGGCGCACCCCGGGGTGGTGATCTTCTGGGCCCAGTGGTCCTGGCAAAGGGGGCCGATGGGCGGCATGCCGTTGTAGGTGTAGTCCATGATGAAGTGCCCCAGCTCGTGGGCGACCGTCATCTTCCTGAGCTGGGCCGGCGCGCCCAGGTGGAGCTCGAAGCGGTTCGGGCACTCGGCGCCGCCTGCGTACGGGCAGTAGTAGGACCCGCCGGCCGTGTCGGGCGCCCACAGGATCCGCACGGATTGGCAGTTCACCTCGCCGGGCTTCCAGCACTCGTTCCCGGGCACGCCGAGCCAGCCCGTGTACGCCTTCCAGGTCTCGTACGCCGAGGTGAAGACGCGGAACCCGCCCTCCAGCGGGCTGCCGCGCCCGGACTCGTAGTCGATGGTCGTCAGCGTGCCGGCGGGCACGTCCCAGGTCACCTCGCTCACTCCGCTGTAGGAGTCCCCGGTGGCCGGGTTCACCACGTCCCACTCGTTGTTGATGGAGCTGACCTGGATGTAGACGTCCTGCGCGCCGCCGTCCTGGTCGACGCCGGGGAAGCAGATCTTGTAGTCGCCCGCGCCGTCGGTCAGCGTCCAGCCGAGATTGTCGGGGCCCTTCGCGTCGGTGTCCCACGCCTCCACGAGCGTCCTGGGCACGCCCCTGACCGTGCCGTCCTCCGACTGGACGTGCTTGACGCGCCCCTGTACGCAGGTGTCCCCGGCGAGGGACTTCGCCGCGGCCGGCATCCGCGCCTCGCGTACGGGGAGATCGCGCGGCATGCCGAAGATCGACGACCGCTCCCCGATCGTGAGGTAGGCGAGCCCCTCGCTGCCCGGGCCCGGGCGCCCGTCGCGGGCCTGGACGCGGATCGAGGCGGGACCGGGGGCGACGGCGGCGACCACGCCCTCGTACCGGACGGCCTTGCCGCGCCGGGCCCGCTCCGTACGGCTCGCGCGGTCCACGGGGCTGCGGCCGATCGTCGCCGCACCGCGGTCGAGCCCGGCGGGCGGGCGCACCCAGCGCAGCGTCTCCGGCAGCTCGATGACGGTCGTGGCGTCCGGCAGGTCCTCCTTCGCGGTGACCTCGACCGTGAGCGTCGCGGTCTGTCCCACGGCCGGGGCGCGGTCGAGTTTCACGTCGACGGTGAAGCAGTACCCCGGATCACACGAGGGCGGCTTCGCGGGGGCCGCGTGCGCGGCGGGCACGGGGGCCGCGACCAGTCCGGTGGCGACCAGGGCGGCCGCCATCAGTCGGCGTAACATCCTTTTTCTCCTGATCAGCCCGCGCAGGCGACGGGCGAGTCGAAGTGTCCGGGTGAGGTGGGATAGGGCGAGCCGTTGTCGCCGGCGGGGATCGCCAGCTCACGCTCGGCCGAGGGGTCGCCCTGGACACGGCCCGCGCCGGAGCCCCAGGCCACCTTGGCGAGGAAGTCGCGCATCGCGGGCGAGTGCTGGCGGACGATGTTGTGCCCGCCGTTGGCCGGACCACAGTGGGTGTACAGGTTGAACGACCCGTTCCAGTCGATCATCTTGTCGCCCGGGTTGGGCCCGTTCGCGGTGCGGTCGCCCTGCAGCACGTCCCGGCCCTCGCCGCCGTACTGCCAGTCGACGCCCTGGTGGTGCTGGTCGTCGGCGGCGGACGCGTTGTCCTTGCCGGTCATCCGGAACCACAGGCACGGGTCGACGACGGTGGTGAGCGTGCCCTCGGGCATGCGGCCGGGGGCGCAGTCGTCCGGGAAGGAGCCGCGCGGGTTGTAGTCGAGCAGGTCCGCCCCGGCTCCGCCGAAGACGTGGTCGACGAACCGGTCGCCGGTGCCCCGGGCGGCCGGGTCGAACGCGCCGCCGCCGAGGCAGTCGGCGGTCGCCGCGTCCAGGACGGGGTCGCAGCCCTTGCCGCCCCAGATGACGTCCGCGCCGTCGTCGCCGAAGACCTCGTCGCCGCCGCTGTCGCCGTTGATCAGGTCGTCGCCCGCGCCGCCGTGCATGCTGTCGCGGCCCGGCCCGCCGCGCATGCGGTCGTCGCCGCCCTTGGCGAAGCCGTCGTGCGGCATGGCCGCGGTGACCCAGGTGTCGCCGTCCGCGTCGTGCAGCAGGTCGGTACGGCGGTCGTAGGAGCCCGCCGGGAAGCCCCGGTAGGTCTCCTTCGGCGGGGCGTTCAGGCTGACGGTGAAGCCGAGCCGCTGGGCGTCGCCCGCGTCGATGCGCTCGTCGACCACGCCGCCGCGGTCGCCCAGCATGGCGTCCTCGCCGTCGCCGCCGTCCATCTCGTCGTCGCCGAGCTCGCCGAACAGGTCGTCGTCGCCCGCGCCGCCGTACAACCGGTCGTCGCCGTCCTGTCCCCACAGCCCGTCGTCGCCCTCGTCGCCGTACAGGCGGTCGGCGCCGAAGGCCCCCGCCGGCTCGCACGTCGGCTGGGCCTGGGTGCAGAACCGGGTGGAGTCGCCGGGCAGCGCCGGGTCGTGCGTACGGCTGCGCGTGGCGTCGGCCGGGGCCTGGCCCGCCGCGTAGCGCTCGGTGTAGACCCGCTCGGTGTTCCCGGTCAGCGTGCGGACGAGCGAGCCGTTGTCGCCGAGCAGCACGTCGGCCGCGCCGCCGCCCTCGATCGCGTCGCCCTTGTCGGCCGCGCCCGGCGTGGCCGAGCCGCCGATCAGATCGTCCTGGCCGGGGGTGGTGTCGCCCTCCAGCTCCGCTGGCTCGCTCGCGACTCCCTTCCACCCGGGGTCGCCGAGCGGCTCGCTCTCGGTCTGGGTGGACTCGGCCGACAGCGGGAGGTCGCCGCGGATCTGGTCGGCGCCGCCGCCGCCCTCGGCGTAGTCGCCCTGGCCGCCGCCGGAGAGGTGGTCGTCGCCGTCCTGTCCCCACAGCGCGTCGACGCCCGACCCGCCGGAGACGCGATCCTCGCCCGCGCCCTCACCCAGGAGCTTCACCGCCCGCGGGGTCATCGGCGCGCCGGCCGAGCCCAGCCGGACGGTGGCCCGGGTAGGCGTGCCCGCCAGGGTCACCACCGCGTTGTCGCCCGTGACGACGTCGTCGCCGGGGCCGCCGAACAGCGCGTCGGCGGCGTCGTCCGCCGCGACGTGCGAGCCGCCCACCACGTCGTCGTCGCCCCGGTCGCCCTCGACCCAGTCGACGCCCGCGCCTCCCTCGGCATAGTCGTCGCCGTCCTGGCCGCGGAGCCGGTCGGCGCCGCCCTGGCCGAAGATCGCGTCGTTGCCCGCGCCGCCGTCGGCGACGTCCGCGCCGGAGCCGCCGGCGAGCGGCTCCACCCGGTGGGTGTGCGCCTGACCGGGCCGTACGGCGACGGGGGTGGCCGTGCCGGTCGTGCTCAGGACGGCGTTGTCGCCGGCGATCACGTCCGGTCCGTCCCCGCCGAGCAGGGTGTCGCCCGCGTCGGGGTGCGGCCCGGAGCCGCCTCCGGCGAGCTCGTCCTCCCCGGCCTCGCCGAAGACCTGATCGGCGCCGTTGCCGCCCTCCAGATGGTCGTCACCGGCGTCGCCGTGCACCTCGTCGGCCCCGATCCCGCCGAAGGCGGTGTCGTCGCCGTCACCGCCGTGGATCACGTCGGGCCCGCCGGCCTTCTCCGGCGTCCCGTCGAGGTCGGACGAGCCGGTGGCGTCGCCGTTGTCGCCGACCAGGCGGTCGGCTCCGGCGTCGCCGTAGAGCGTGTCGCCCGCGTCGTCCCTGCCCGCCGTACGGCTGCCGCCGACGAGCAGGTCGTCACCGAGGCCGCCGAACGCGGTGTCCTCGCCGGCCTCGCCGACGACCACGTCGTCCTGGGCGCCGCCGTACAGGGTGTCGTCGCCCGGGCCGCCGGTCACCTCGTCGGCTCCGTCGTCACCGTAGGCGGTGTCGTCACCCGAACCGCCGCTGACGTCGTCGTCGCCCGCGCCGCCGTACAGGGTGTCGTCGCCCTTCTCACCGCAGACGCGGTCCCTGCCGCCACCGGCCTCGACCCGGTCCGCGCCCCCGCCGGCCGAGACGGTCTCCGTGCCGGAGCCGCCGAGGACGAGGTCGCGGCCGTCGCCGTCCGCCCCGGCATCCGTGCAGGGCTCGTCGCGCCGCCTGTCGCCGAAGATCGTGGCGCCGCCGTCGCCGCCCACGACGTGGTCGTCGCCGTCACCGCCGACCAGCAGCTTCACCGAGGGCTGCACGCCCGCGGGCAGCGGCAGGTGCCGCACCCGCCTGGCCGGGCCGTAGTCGTCGCGGCCGTCGGCCTCGCTCACGTCGGACGGTTCGGCGATCACCCAGTCGTCGCCGGGGCCGCCGAAGATCTCGTCCTTGCCGTGGCCGCCCGCGAGGACGTCCTCGCCGCCGCCGCCGAGG includes:
- a CDS encoding endonuclease/exonuclease/phosphatase family protein is translated as MSDRDALVEEQPMTAPPEPGTGWAARVRRFVRPRRRWCLGTKLVVTATMAWLLFVVCHLLASGRTSLWAPLELIPPLLFLAVPVSLMVVAPLARPVRWRIVSLLVVAAVLGAGRSGVNYATLWYTPPPARPGAVTVVAWNTEFWDQDLRNSDGTRFSPGFYDYLHSLDADVYLLAEYLHRDMRPARRWTGDLALRIDKLAELRREFPGWHVAVSGEQITLSRFPITAHRGLDMRPWLPADQKEIPDVLRHWPEGYTVETLRTDIDVNGTVVSFYDAQVVLPPLEWRLYDAESREVNESRTLRREASYRAISADIAANPNPVVLAGDLNTSPAMGIRRLLPEGLVDWTPALSSLYPATYLAGTAELWRIDWLYTTPDVTVHDYELPGAEGQSDHRAQRMLMSVSRPARAPQTTPRTTLPTT
- a CDS encoding glycosyltransferase family A protein; protein product: MPDEPMWRDDVAVIVPNYNKRKTLRACLKSVYAQTYRPAEVIVVDDVSTDGSLEIARDFPCTIVESPYNGGPAVARNLGVARSSAPLLFFVDSDTALAPDAIRNAVKAYRSTPDCGMVQGIYDADPLYDDGPVERYRVLCEHYERSQTTATFLSCTLIPRHVFEEAGRLDERLRDGEDFEFGTRVPAHYRLVVTTSVVTKADDEDKFWGCLVERFVRSTTLPVIMVRARRLRDEGKVGFQLNMIGTGQHKRRKPPSISSASATATFLTLPLALVSPWLLAVPATTLGVFLWKNRRFIGFARRHGGARFASWVAWMQLCFHTAFFLGACVGLVRVAYELARRQGEPVRTGLSPVPSSGAPE
- a CDS encoding lysylphosphatidylglycerol synthase domain-containing protein, whose protein sequence is MRAIRLPRLPRPVRRALVAAFVLVAAGAIALTLSRLDWGVVAVLFARRDAGQIGLLLGGALLASMAGLSFGFLAWRVVLLESGPPVSEPRVVRIFFVGFLSKYVPGRVPGMIAITKVATANGVGFGRLMSTAALVMSLVLLSGFTVGLLAGVQMLGARAAWLAGAAVLIVLVLVRPQIVNRGSALLLRLLRRPSAASAVSVRGVRLAVAWQSLSWVVTGLHLWPLAIAVGAPPSRSLALCVGAFTLATTIGIASVFIPDGIGVREAVLAAALALVLPAPAAAVVALASRLVSTVSEVVLGAAALATAEYLIRRKPRSFTGLQTIDGESAGV
- a CDS encoding cellulose binding domain-containing protein, with translation MGQWGGGFQAEVKVTAGRSAIKRWTVTRTFADGRSVTDAWNATVSGSGASVTARDMSYNGSLGAGAGTTFGLLGSRNGGNSVPSLSCTASRPDEQCGPGAACARPAAVWWGMGPTT
- a CDS encoding MATE family efflux transporter — its product is MGDGDRAGSPLRQILALAVPALGVLAAEPLYLLVNTAVVGRLGAVPLAGLSVGGIVLAQIASQMTFLSFGTTARAARLYGAGRRADAVTEGVQATWLGAVVGLVITLAGQLLAAPVAGLLAGDGPVADAAVSWLRIALLGAPLILVTMAGNGWMRGVQDMRRPLRYVLLGNGISAVICPVLVYGLGWGINGSAVANVVAQLISASLFVRALAAEGVPLAPVPSAIRAQLGMARDLVVLGLAFQTCWVSATAVAARTSAAAAGAHQVVFQLWMFLAFVLDALAIAAQALVGAALGADDAARARRLAWRVTGCGLVFGSLLGVVFAALAGSLPHVFTTDATVLAEMPQAWWFFVVLQPIGGVVFALDGVLLGAGDAAYLRTATVSGAVLGFLPVVWASLRFGWGLVGIWSGLSAFLLIRMVASLARLRSGRWAVLGAER